In Nocardioides palaemonis, a single genomic region encodes these proteins:
- a CDS encoding Na+/H+ antiporter gives MELALLLVSMAAVVLAATAVSDRLHVPAPLLLVVVGAVASYVPGVPTIHLESEVVLLGLLPPLLYAAAIQTSLVDFNANRGSILRLSVVLVVITALVVGAVVHWLVPGIGWAAAIAIGAVVAPPDAVAATAVARRIGLPRRVVTILEGESLLNDATALVALRTAIAALSGGVAMAEVGLDFVVAAGGGTAIGVLFFLVVAWLRKRLTDPLLDTALSFLTPFAAFVAAEEIHASGVISVVVAGLLLGHKAPIIQTAQSRITERITWRTVAFVLENTVFLLIGLQLDWILADVSESTLGAGRIAVVCAATLVTVVGVRMAWVFGTLLFRRLGNDPLPASWTFLIGWAGMRGVVTLAAAFVIPEDAPHREVLLLVAFTVVAGTLLVQGLSLPLLTRLLKVPSPDPAEDALSRAGLLQQAADAGLARLAEMDFDDHHGVDAQVRARVDQRTFAAWEQLSTAEGEETPSELYTRVRREMIAAERTKVLRVRSKGRLASEVVSEVLGMLDIEESMLDAGTEARTSVRNTSMGFTGGRICDDLEQFPAIETVADPACATCLADGTRWVSLRQCLTCGHVGCCDSSVGKHATAHFHDTLHPVMQSAEPDEAWRWCYVHNLTG, from the coding sequence GTGGAACTCGCCCTGCTCCTCGTCTCGATGGCGGCCGTCGTCCTGGCCGCGACCGCCGTCAGCGACCGCCTGCACGTCCCGGCCCCCCTGCTGCTCGTGGTGGTGGGGGCCGTGGCGTCGTACGTCCCCGGCGTCCCGACCATCCACCTCGAGTCCGAGGTGGTGCTGCTCGGGCTGCTGCCGCCGCTGCTCTACGCGGCCGCGATCCAGACCTCGCTGGTCGACTTCAACGCCAACCGCGGCTCGATCCTGCGGCTGTCGGTCGTGCTGGTGGTGATCACCGCCCTCGTCGTCGGCGCGGTCGTGCACTGGCTGGTCCCGGGCATCGGCTGGGCGGCGGCGATCGCGATCGGAGCCGTCGTCGCACCGCCGGACGCGGTCGCGGCGACCGCCGTCGCCCGGCGGATCGGGCTGCCGAGACGGGTCGTGACGATCCTCGAGGGCGAGTCGCTGCTCAACGACGCGACCGCCCTGGTCGCCCTGCGCACCGCCATCGCCGCCCTCTCCGGGGGCGTGGCGATGGCCGAGGTCGGCCTCGACTTCGTCGTCGCCGCGGGCGGCGGCACCGCGATCGGCGTGCTGTTCTTCCTCGTCGTCGCCTGGCTGCGCAAGCGGCTCACCGACCCGCTGCTCGACACAGCCCTGTCCTTCCTCACGCCGTTCGCCGCGTTCGTCGCGGCCGAGGAGATCCACGCCTCGGGCGTCATCTCCGTCGTCGTCGCCGGCCTGCTGCTCGGCCACAAGGCGCCGATCATCCAGACCGCCCAGTCCCGGATCACCGAGCGGATCACCTGGCGCACGGTCGCCTTCGTCCTCGAGAACACCGTCTTCCTGCTGATCGGCCTCCAGCTCGACTGGATCCTCGCCGACGTCTCCGAGTCGACCCTCGGCGCCGGCCGGATCGCCGTCGTCTGCGCGGCCACCCTCGTCACCGTCGTCGGCGTGCGGATGGCCTGGGTCTTCGGCACGCTGCTCTTCCGCCGGCTCGGCAACGACCCGCTGCCGGCGTCCTGGACGTTCCTCATCGGCTGGGCCGGCATGCGCGGCGTGGTCACGCTGGCGGCCGCCTTCGTCATCCCCGAGGACGCACCCCACCGCGAGGTGCTGCTGCTGGTCGCGTTCACCGTGGTGGCCGGCACCCTGCTGGTCCAGGGGCTCAGCCTCCCGTTGCTGACCCGGCTGCTCAAGGTCCCCTCGCCCGACCCGGCCGAGGACGCCCTCTCCCGCGCCGGCCTGCTCCAGCAGGCGGCCGACGCCGGGCTCGCCAGGCTGGCGGAGATGGACTTCGACGACCACCACGGCGTCGACGCCCAGGTCCGTGCCCGCGTCGACCAGCGCACGTTCGCGGCGTGGGAGCAGCTGTCCACCGCCGAGGGCGAGGAGACGCCGTCCGAGCTCTACACCCGCGTGCGCCGCGAGATGATCGCCGCCGAGCGCACCAAGGTGCTGCGCGTGCGCAGCAAGGGCCGGCTCGCCTCCGAGGTGGTCAGCGAGGTGCTCGGCATGCTCGACATCGAGGAGTCGATGCTCGACGCCGGCACCGAGGCGCGCACCAGCGTCCGCAACACCTCGATGGGCTTCACCGGCGGCCGGATCTGCGACGACCTCGAGCAGTTCCCGGCGATCGAGACGGTCGCCGACCCGGCCTGCGCGACCTGTCTCGCCGACGGCACCCGCTGGGTGTCGCTGCGCCAGTGCCTGACCTGCGGGCACGTCGGCTGCTGCGACTCCTCCGTCGGCAAGCACGCCACCGCCCACTTCCACGACACCCTGCACCCGGTGATGCAGTCCGCCGAGCCCGACGAGGCCTGGCGCTGGTGCTACGTCCACAACCTCACCGGCTGA
- a CDS encoding dihydrofolate reductase family protein, whose translation MRPIVITTFLSLDGVMEAPGGGDHPHAGWTFKDVAFEEAAYDIKGRETEQASALLLGRRSYEEFAPVWPSMEEFTTYNAMPKYVVSTTLEGDTVPWGDGEVTVLRSVDDVAALKETDGGEIHVHGSAHLAQELARAGLVDRYHLLVFPLLLGSGKRLFGEGPKTSLRLTEHAAYANGITLQVLEVVR comes from the coding sequence GTGCGACCGATCGTCATCACCACCTTCCTCTCCCTCGACGGCGTCATGGAGGCGCCCGGCGGCGGCGACCACCCGCACGCCGGCTGGACGTTCAAGGACGTCGCGTTCGAGGAGGCCGCCTACGACATCAAGGGCCGTGAGACCGAGCAGGCCTCCGCGCTGCTGCTCGGGCGTCGGTCCTACGAGGAGTTCGCGCCGGTGTGGCCCTCGATGGAGGAGTTCACCACCTACAACGCGATGCCCAAGTACGTCGTGTCCACCACCCTCGAGGGCGACACCGTGCCGTGGGGCGACGGCGAGGTCACCGTGCTGCGCTCGGTCGACGACGTCGCGGCGCTGAAGGAGACCGACGGCGGCGAGATCCACGTGCACGGCAGCGCCCACCTCGCCCAGGAGCTGGCCCGCGCCGGCCTGGTCGACCGCTACCACCTGCTCGTCTTCCCGCTCCTGCTCGGCTCCGGCAAGCGGCTCTTCGGCGAGGGCCCGAAGACGTCGCTGCGACTCACCGAGCACGCGGCCTACGCCAACGGCATCACCCTGCAGGTCCTCGAGGTCGTCCGCTGA
- a CDS encoding SRPBCC family protein: protein MPVTDVQHDLDALTLTITADFAAPVERVFAVYDDPRQLERVWGPPTYPATFVDHDLVPGGRMNYYMTSPEGQRFYAYWDVTGVSRPDGFTFNDGFALDETFAPNTSMPESRADFTFTATDGGTRATFVTAYASADDLQKVLDMGVVEGSTAAINQIDDLVAA from the coding sequence ATGCCTGTCACCGACGTGCAGCACGACCTCGACGCCCTCACCCTGACCATCACCGCCGACTTCGCCGCACCGGTCGAGCGCGTGTTCGCGGTCTACGATGACCCGCGCCAGCTCGAGCGGGTCTGGGGCCCGCCGACCTACCCGGCCACCTTCGTCGACCACGACCTGGTCCCCGGCGGTCGGATGAACTACTACATGACCAGCCCCGAGGGGCAGAGGTTCTACGCCTACTGGGACGTCACTGGCGTCTCGCGGCCCGACGGCTTCACCTTCAACGACGGCTTCGCCCTCGACGAGACCTTCGCGCCCAACACCTCGATGCCCGAGTCGCGCGCCGACTTCACCTTCACCGCCACCGACGGCGGCACCCGCGCCACCTTCGTGACCGCCTACGCCAGCGCCGACGACCTGCAGAAGGTGCTCGACATGGGTGTCGTCGAGGGCTCGACCGCCGCCATCAACCAGATCGACGACCTCGTCGCCGCCTGA
- a CDS encoding ArsR/SmtB family transcription factor has translation MIEDAEDRADAWFHALADRTRRDVLRRVLAGEHSVSALAQHYDMSFAAVQKHVAVLERAGLLTKRRQGREALASGDVEAVRSVTAMLTELEALWRGRIQRMDDLLAGE, from the coding sequence ATGATCGAGGACGCGGAGGACCGGGCGGACGCGTGGTTCCACGCGCTCGCCGACCGCACCCGGCGCGACGTCCTGCGCCGCGTGCTGGCCGGGGAGCACTCGGTCTCGGCGCTGGCGCAGCACTACGACATGAGCTTCGCCGCCGTCCAGAAGCACGTGGCCGTGCTCGAGCGCGCGGGCCTGCTGACCAAGCGTCGGCAGGGTCGCGAGGCACTCGCGAGCGGCGACGTGGAGGCGGTCCGCTCCGTCACCGCGATGCTCACCGAGCTCGAGGCGCTCTGGCGCGGCCGCATCCAGCGGATGGACGACCTCCTCGCCGGCGAATGA
- a CDS encoding alpha/beta fold hydrolase yields the protein MDIVLIAGMWLDASAWDDVLPELERLGHRPVPVTLPGQGDGDASATYDDQVAAVLAAVDAADRPLVVGHSAACTLAWTAADQRPDAITGVALIGGFPATEGDTYADFFEPVDGVMAFPGWEPFEGPDSADMSAELKASVAAGAHAVPVGVTRGVVRWSDERRHGVPLTLVCPEFSPEQAREFIASGDVPELGAATALELVDIDSGHWPMYTQPAALAALLDEATRR from the coding sequence ATGGACATCGTGCTGATCGCGGGGATGTGGCTCGACGCCTCAGCCTGGGACGACGTGCTGCCCGAGCTCGAGCGGCTCGGCCACCGTCCCGTGCCGGTGACGCTGCCCGGCCAGGGTGACGGCGACGCGAGCGCGACCTACGACGACCAGGTCGCAGCGGTGCTCGCCGCGGTCGACGCCGCGGACCGCCCGCTCGTGGTGGGCCACTCCGCGGCCTGCACGCTCGCCTGGACGGCGGCCGACCAGCGCCCGGACGCGATCACCGGCGTCGCGCTGATCGGCGGGTTCCCCGCGACCGAGGGCGACACCTACGCCGACTTCTTCGAGCCGGTCGACGGCGTGATGGCCTTCCCGGGCTGGGAGCCGTTCGAGGGCCCGGACTCCGCCGACATGTCGGCCGAGCTCAAGGCTTCGGTGGCCGCCGGCGCCCACGCGGTGCCGGTCGGCGTCACCCGTGGCGTCGTGCGCTGGAGCGACGAGCGGCGCCACGGCGTGCCGCTGACTCTCGTGTGCCCCGAGTTCAGCCCCGAGCAGGCCAGGGAGTTCATCGCGTCGGGCGACGTCCCGGAGCTCGGCGCCGCCACCGCCCTCGAGCTGGTCGACATCGACTCGGGCCACTGGCCGATGTACACCCAGCCGGCCGCGCTCGCCGCGCTGCTCGACGAGGCGACGCGCCGCTGA